The following proteins come from a genomic window of Nostoc sp. TCL26-01:
- a CDS encoding carbonic anhydrase: MSQINGFVGRRNFLKLAGVGGVGVGIGAVGGVLGTEESAVAQQPTIPEEKPQPVNPQAALNRLIEGNKRFVDGKRLNPNQSRLRLQETAVAQYPFAAILGCADSRVPAEIVFDQGLGDLFVVRVAGNVASQTAIGSLEFATAVLGAQLIIVVGHARCGAVVAAVKGDPLPGRIGVFVEEIKPAVERVRNKTGSLEENSIIANVQYQAEKLGESSTILRGLVKEGKLKIAGGRYDLASGKVTLLT; the protein is encoded by the coding sequence ATGAGTCAAATTAATGGGTTTGTGGGACGGCGTAATTTTTTGAAACTAGCTGGTGTTGGTGGCGTTGGTGTTGGTATTGGTGCTGTTGGTGGTGTACTGGGAACAGAAGAATCAGCTGTTGCTCAACAACCAACAATTCCTGAAGAAAAACCCCAACCCGTTAATCCACAAGCGGCTTTGAATAGATTGATTGAAGGAAATAAAAGATTTGTTGATGGTAAGCGCCTCAATCCTAACCAATCACGTTTGCGTTTGCAAGAAACAGCTGTAGCTCAATATCCCTTTGCAGCTATTTTAGGCTGTGCTGATTCGAGAGTACCTGCGGAAATCGTTTTTGATCAGGGATTAGGAGATTTGTTTGTTGTCCGGGTGGCGGGTAATGTGGCCAGTCAAACTGCTATCGGTAGCTTAGAATTTGCTACAGCTGTTTTAGGCGCACAATTAATTATAGTTGTAGGTCATGCTAGATGTGGTGCAGTTGTAGCGGCTGTTAAGGGTGATCCCCTCCCTGGAAGAATTGGTGTGTTTGTGGAAGAAATCAAACCAGCTGTAGAAAGGGTAAGAAATAAAACAGGGAGTTTAGAGGAAAATTCTATCATTGCCAATGTTCAGTATCAGGCAGAAAAGTTAGGTGAGAGTTCAACTATTTTAAGAGGTTTGGTCAAAGAAGGTAAACTGAAAATTGCTGGTGGCCGCTATGATTTGGCTAGTGGAAA
- a CDS encoding ankyrin repeat domain-containing protein produces the protein MQIHLYAERGDIAGVAQEITQGVDIDCLDEYSYPAKTPLMYAVTSIYADINMMRFLVENGANVNAVNNELRINVLSLAVQSENQNVDKIKFLLDTGADINYRTSDGNDVLIDALYGIDIFPKKDLLAILKLLISQGAAVNTINHYGASALKIAGGLGRFDAMKLLLDSGCELPQLEWTELTHTIVFGTIEELKILLNTVADKNVCDAWGRTPLVISLQVGDIEKAKLLLAAGANCYECEDCQKTPLMYAIENNHLEVFQWLITEGFDIEATDEYDHTALMLASARGATDFVRILLAVGAEPDRGDNCRRTAIAKASNLEIVQMLVDAGEDLSDINHDMWRSLTGVSYKQFYLSQITPEQYSVGKHRYFGKTNPEIMEIDFWKAMICSHDSAYTAKSIFGDTENENWNQLVWCYQRFAKTTTQLPDGRVIDIGGSHEDYYDPDFCIYNDVVVYRGDGNFQIWGYPRDIFPPTDFHSATLVGEHIYIIGNLGYDNERIFGETPVYRLHYDTGKIDKIITTGEKPGWISHHQAFYQEPNKIYLTGGKLWVMDHQKPEYPDNHVDYILDLTNFIWSSIKV, from the coding sequence ATGCAAATCCATCTATATGCAGAACGCGGAGATATTGCCGGAGTTGCACAAGAAATTACTCAGGGTGTTGATATTGATTGTTTAGATGAATATTCTTATCCTGCTAAAACGCCACTCATGTATGCTGTGACTAGCATCTATGCAGATATTAATATGATGCGCTTCCTTGTGGAAAATGGAGCAAATGTTAATGCTGTTAACAACGAGTTACGCATTAATGTGCTGAGTTTAGCTGTGCAATCAGAGAATCAGAATGTAGATAAAATCAAATTTCTTCTGGATACTGGAGCAGATATTAACTATCGTACATCAGATGGAAATGATGTATTGATTGATGCGCTGTATGGTATTGATATCTTCCCTAAAAAAGACTTATTAGCAATTTTAAAGTTGCTCATTTCTCAAGGTGCTGCTGTCAACACCATCAATCATTATGGTGCATCTGCTTTGAAGATTGCTGGCGGTTTAGGAAGATTTGATGCTATGAAATTATTATTAGATTCGGGTTGTGAGTTGCCACAATTAGAGTGGACAGAATTAACACACACTATAGTTTTTGGGACTATAGAGGAACTGAAGATATTACTAAATACAGTAGCCGATAAAAATGTTTGCGATGCTTGGGGTAGAACTCCTTTGGTGATAAGTCTCCAGGTAGGAGATATAGAGAAAGCAAAATTACTCTTAGCTGCGGGTGCTAATTGCTATGAATGTGAGGATTGTCAAAAGACACCTTTGATGTATGCTATCGAAAACAATCATCTCGAAGTTTTTCAATGGCTCATTACTGAAGGATTTGATATTGAGGCGACTGATGAATATGATCATACTGCTTTAATGTTAGCGTCTGCTCGTGGTGCGACTGATTTTGTCCGTATTTTATTGGCAGTTGGTGCAGAACCAGATAGAGGTGATAATTGTCGTCGCACAGCTATTGCCAAGGCGAGTAACTTAGAAATTGTGCAAATGCTGGTGGATGCTGGTGAAGACTTAAGCGATATTAATCATGATATGTGGCGATCGCTCACAGGAGTGAGTTACAAACAATTTTATTTATCACAAATTACTCCCGAGCAATATTCGGTAGGCAAACATCGCTATTTTGGTAAAACTAATCCAGAAATTATGGAAATTGATTTCTGGAAAGCGATGATTTGTAGTCATGATTCTGCATACACAGCCAAATCTATCTTTGGCGATACTGAAAATGAAAACTGGAATCAACTGGTATGGTGTTATCAACGGTTTGCGAAAACAACTACACAGTTACCAGATGGGAGAGTCATCGATATTGGTGGTAGTCATGAAGATTACTATGACCCTGACTTTTGCATATATAACGATGTAGTAGTTTACCGAGGTGATGGCAATTTCCAAATTTGGGGATATCCCAGAGATATTTTTCCCCCAACTGATTTTCACTCAGCAACCCTAGTTGGAGAACACATCTATATTATTGGTAACTTGGGTTATGACAACGAGAGGATTTTTGGTGAAACACCTGTATATCGTTTACATTATGATACTGGCAAAATAGACAAAATTATTACTACGGGTGAAAAACCTGGATGGATCAGTCATCATCAGGCATTTTACCAAGAGCCAAACAAAATTTATCTGACTGGCGGTAAATTATGGGTAATGGATCATCAAAAGCCGGAATATCCAGATAATCACGTTGACTATATCTTAGATTTAACCAATTTCATCTGGAGTAGTATCAAAGTCTGA
- the rpsU gene encoding 30S ribosomal protein S21: protein MTQIRVGENEGIESALRRFKREVSKAGIMPDIKKHRHFETPIEKRKRKEVAKHRQTKRRFR from the coding sequence ATGACCCAAATCAGAGTTGGTGAAAATGAAGGAATCGAATCGGCTTTGCGTCGATTTAAGCGAGAAGTTTCTAAGGCAGGTATTATGCCAGATATCAAAAAGCATCGTCATTTTGAAACACCCATAGAAAAGCGCAAGCGTAAGGAAGTTGCCAAACACAGACAAACTAAACGACGTTTCCGCTAA
- a CDS encoding RNA-binding protein has translation MSIYVGNLSYDVTQEDINSVFAEYGSVKKVVLPTDRETGRLRGFAFVEMSSEAEEASAIDGLDGAEWMGRDLKVNKAKPKEDRGGSFGGNRGGYGGGGSRNRY, from the coding sequence ATGTCAATTTACGTGGGTAACCTCTCTTACGACGTTACACAAGAAGATATTAACAGTGTTTTTGCAGAATACGGCTCCGTTAAGAAGGTAGTATTACCTACTGACCGTGAAACAGGTCGTTTGCGCGGCTTTGCTTTTGTAGAGATGAGTTCAGAAGCGGAAGAAGCATCTGCTATTGATGGTCTTGATGGTGCTGAGTGGATGGGACGTGACCTCAAAGTTAATAAGGCGAAGCCTAAAGAAGACAGAGGTGGCTCATTCGGTGGGAACCGAGGAGGATACGGTGGTGGCGGCTCCCGCAACCGTTACTAA
- the speB gene encoding agmatinase SpeB, whose product MNNQLQDYDPNGVGEINGNLLGLPFDYDSANLIVFAVPWEVTVSYGAGTANAPQRILDASIQLDLFDFDNPDGWKQGIFLEPISQDILEKNNYYRNLAAQIIERLAQGKPLTDTPDLTPVLTEINQAGQQVNQWLFTQCQQAINQGKRVAVIGGDHSAPLGYFQALAAHYPNFGILHIDAHADLRNAYEGFEFSHASIIFNALKLPQITKFVQVGLRDISHDEIQTIDQSHGRLVAYYDPAIKQKLYSGTTWVELSREIVSHLPEYVHISFDVDGLDPKLCPNTGTPVPGGLELEQTFCLFRELVNSGRKIIGFDVCEVGDDEWDGNVGARIVYKLANLMDLSQK is encoded by the coding sequence ATGAATAATCAACTCCAAGACTATGATCCTAATGGTGTAGGTGAAATCAATGGCAATCTCTTAGGTTTGCCATTCGATTATGATTCAGCAAATTTAATTGTCTTTGCAGTCCCGTGGGAAGTTACGGTTTCCTATGGTGCAGGTACAGCTAACGCCCCACAAAGAATTCTCGATGCTTCCATTCAACTGGATTTATTTGACTTCGATAACCCTGATGGTTGGAAGCAAGGAATTTTTTTAGAGCCAATTTCACAAGACATTTTAGAAAAGAACAACTATTATCGCAACTTAGCAGCACAAATTATCGAACGGTTAGCACAAGGTAAGCCACTAACAGATACACCAGATTTAACACCTGTGCTGACAGAAATTAATCAAGCCGGTCAACAAGTAAATCAATGGCTGTTTACCCAGTGTCAGCAAGCAATTAATCAAGGTAAGCGGGTTGCTGTCATTGGTGGGGATCATAGCGCACCGTTGGGTTACTTCCAAGCACTAGCTGCTCATTACCCCAATTTTGGTATTTTACACATTGATGCTCACGCAGATTTACGTAATGCTTATGAGGGTTTTGAGTTTTCCCATGCCTCAATTATTTTTAATGCGTTGAAACTACCGCAAATTACCAAATTTGTCCAAGTAGGTTTGCGTGATATTAGTCACGATGAAATTCAAACGATTGACCAATCTCATGGGCGACTAGTGGCTTATTATGACCCAGCAATTAAACAAAAGCTATACTCAGGAACAACTTGGGTAGAACTAAGCCGCGAAATTGTCAGTCATTTGCCAGAATACGTACATATTAGCTTTGATGTAGATGGACTAGACCCTAAGCTCTGCCCCAATACGGGTACTCCTGTCCCTGGTGGACTGGAATTAGAGCAAACTTTTTGTTTATTCCGCGAATTGGTAAATAGTGGCAGAAAAATTATTGGCTTTGATGTCTGCGAAGTCGGTGATGACGAGTGGGATGGCAATGTCGGAGCGCGAATTGTGTACAAACTAGCGAATTTAATGGATTTATCTCAAAAGTGA
- a CDS encoding YqaE/Pmp3 family membrane protein, with amino-acid sequence MDLVRILCAIFFPPLGVFLQVGIGKDFWINILLTLLGYIPGIVHAIWVIARK; translated from the coding sequence ATGGATTTAGTGAGGATTCTGTGCGCTATTTTCTTTCCACCTTTGGGAGTATTTTTACAAGTTGGTATAGGTAAGGATTTTTGGATTAATATCTTGTTAACACTTTTGGGTTACATTCCCGGAATTGTTCATGCCATATGGGTAATTGCCAGAAAATAG
- a CDS encoding translation initiation factor gives MSSSNSQSSDKRLVYREFGNDNSAALERPTPELPPQQQNLRVQATRAGRKGKTVTVITGFQTKPEILADLVKQLKTQCGTGGTVKDNEIEIQGEHKQKILEILIKLGYKAKISGG, from the coding sequence ATGTCTTCTTCCAATTCCCAATCTTCAGATAAGCGCCTTGTCTACCGCGAATTTGGCAACGACAACTCCGCCGCCTTAGAAAGACCAACCCCTGAACTACCGCCACAACAGCAAAATCTCCGAGTCCAAGCTACCCGTGCAGGACGTAAAGGAAAAACTGTGACAGTCATCACGGGTTTTCAAACTAAACCAGAAATATTGGCAGATTTAGTCAAGCAGTTAAAAACTCAGTGCGGTACAGGTGGCACAGTTAAAGATAATGAGATCGAAATCCAAGGGGAACACAAACAAAAAATTTTGGAAATTTTAATTAAGCTAGGTTATAAAGCTAAAATTAGTGGTGGTTAA
- the trpB gene encoding tryptophan synthase subunit beta: MTTTPLSPSSPANTQVPDTQGRFGRFGGKYVPETLMPALAELETAYQQYRHDPSFQAELQQLLRDYVGRATPLYFAERLTAHYARPDGTGAQIYLKREDLNHTGAHKINNALGQVLLAKRMGKERIIAETGAGQHGVATATVCARFGLECVIYMGVHDMERQALNVFRMRLMGAEVRPVAAGTGTLKDATSEAIRDWVTNVETTHYILGSVAGPHPYPMMVRDFHAVIGQETRAQAVEKWGGLPDILLACVGGGSNAMGLFHEFVNDSSIRLIGVEAAGEGVNTEKHAATLTKGRVGVLHGAMSYLLQDEDGQVIEAHSISAGLDYPGVGPEHSYLKDVGRAEYYSVTDEEALGAFQRLSRLEGIIPALETAHAIAYLETLCPQLHGSPRIIINCSGRGDKDVQTVAKFLMP; the protein is encoded by the coding sequence GTGACTACCACACCCCTTTCTCCAAGTTCTCCCGCAAATACTCAGGTTCCCGATACACAAGGACGCTTTGGACGCTTTGGCGGTAAGTACGTCCCGGAAACCTTGATGCCGGCTTTGGCTGAGTTAGAAACAGCCTATCAGCAATATCGTCATGATCCCAGTTTTCAAGCAGAACTACAACAACTGCTACGAGATTATGTAGGACGTGCCACACCATTGTATTTTGCAGAACGCTTGACTGCTCATTATGCTCGTCCTGATGGTACAGGAGCGCAAATTTACTTAAAGCGTGAAGACTTAAATCATACAGGCGCTCACAAAATTAATAATGCACTTGGTCAAGTATTATTAGCCAAGCGGATGGGTAAAGAGCGCATTATTGCCGAAACAGGTGCAGGACAGCATGGTGTAGCAACAGCTACAGTTTGCGCTCGGTTTGGGTTGGAATGTGTAATTTATATGGGCGTTCACGATATGGAACGTCAAGCATTGAATGTGTTTAGAATGCGGCTCATGGGTGCGGAAGTGCGTCCAGTAGCTGCGGGTACAGGAACTCTAAAAGATGCTACTTCTGAGGCGATTCGGGATTGGGTGACGAATGTCGAAACCACTCACTATATTTTGGGTTCGGTAGCTGGCCCTCATCCTTACCCGATGATGGTACGTGATTTTCATGCGGTAATTGGTCAAGAAACTCGCGCTCAAGCTGTGGAAAAGTGGGGTGGTTTACCTGATATTCTGTTAGCCTGTGTGGGTGGTGGCTCCAATGCTATGGGATTATTCCACGAGTTTGTCAATGATTCATCTATTAGGTTGATTGGTGTAGAAGCTGCTGGGGAAGGTGTGAATACAGAAAAACACGCTGCTACCTTGACAAAAGGACGTGTTGGTGTATTGCACGGAGCCATGAGTTATCTACTGCAAGATGAAGATGGGCAGGTAATTGAAGCACATTCGATTAGTGCAGGCTTAGATTATCCTGGTGTGGGGCCAGAACACAGTTATTTGAAAGATGTGGGTCGGGCTGAATACTACAGTGTGACTGATGAAGAAGCTTTGGGAGCATTCCAGCGATTATCTCGACTGGAAGGAATTATACCAGCACTCGAAACAGCCCATGCGATCGCCTATCTAGAAACCCTCTGTCCTCAACTCCACGGCAGTCCCCGCATTATCATTAACTGTTCTGGACGTGGTGATAAAGATGTTCAGACTGTTGCTAAGTTTTTAATGCCTTAG
- a CDS encoding CAP domain-containing protein — protein sequence MMLRTTIYAVALGTFALTSGASAVSVQNLPTALKSSSISSDHLFAQYRFPIQYRYPRRPGSSNPQQPSNPGTTNPGTTNPGTNPQQPSNPGTSNPQTPPSGQGGASNSNAASIEQAVFEQVNQYRASQGLPALSRNAAIDDQARIHSQNMASGKVPFSHQGFEQRVKALNMSYKSANENVAYNQDRDPATKAVQSWLQSSGHLANIKSNSNLTGVGVAVNGKGVVYFTQIFIRS from the coding sequence ATGATGCTAAGAACAACAATTTACGCCGTTGCTTTAGGAACTTTCGCTCTCACAAGTGGGGCGAGTGCTGTTTCTGTGCAAAATCTTCCTACCGCACTTAAGTCTTCTTCCATTTCCAGCGATCATCTTTTCGCACAATACCGTTTTCCCATACAGTATCGTTATCCTAGACGGCCTGGTTCATCCAATCCTCAACAGCCATCTAATCCTGGCACAACTAATCCTGGCACAACTAATCCTGGCACAAATCCGCAACAACCATCGAATCCCGGCACATCCAATCCCCAAACGCCCCCAAGTGGACAAGGTGGAGCATCCAACAGTAACGCTGCCAGTATAGAACAAGCAGTTTTTGAGCAAGTTAATCAATACAGAGCCTCTCAGGGTTTACCCGCACTCAGCCGTAATGCGGCTATCGACGACCAAGCCAGAATCCATAGTCAAAACATGGCTAGTGGTAAAGTTCCATTCAGCCATCAAGGATTTGAGCAACGAGTTAAAGCATTGAATATGTCTTACAAATCGGCTAACGAAAACGTTGCTTATAACCAAGACAGAGATCCGGCAACAAAAGCTGTGCAAAGCTGGCTCCAAAGCTCAGGACACCTAGCTAACATCAAAAGCAATTCCAATTTAACTGGAGTTGGTGTTGCTGTTAACGGCAAAGGCGTTGTGTACTTCACACAAATTTTCATTCGTTCCTAG
- a CDS encoding CAP domain-containing protein — protein sequence MSRQPAFGIALSMLVLAGGLMAPPIPGHTSTKKVSDDSSLSILSNRVATSSTTFQTTALEKSVFEQINRYRLARKLPKLRLNARITQQARIHSRNMARGRVPFSHQGFEQRVNAIPLRYNSAAENVAFNRGYDNPANQAVIGWIDSPGHLKNIKGNYNLTGIGVAANQQGEVYLTQIFLRTR from the coding sequence ATGTCCCGACAACCTGCTTTTGGCATCGCTTTAAGTATGCTTGTCCTTGCTGGGGGTTTAATGGCTCCTCCTATACCAGGTCACACTTCTACAAAAAAGGTGAGTGATGATTCATCGTTGTCGATTTTGTCTAATCGGGTTGCTACCTCCAGTACAACCTTTCAAACTACTGCTCTAGAAAAGTCAGTATTTGAGCAAATTAATCGATATCGATTGGCTAGGAAACTGCCAAAGTTGAGGTTAAATGCCAGAATTACTCAGCAGGCCAGAATACATAGTCGAAATATGGCTAGAGGAAGAGTTCCATTTAGTCATCAAGGATTTGAGCAACGTGTTAATGCTATTCCTCTCCGCTACAATAGTGCTGCGGAAAATGTCGCCTTCAATCGTGGATATGATAATCCAGCAAACCAAGCTGTGATTGGTTGGATTGATAGTCCTGGACATTTAAAGAATATTAAAGGTAATTACAACCTTACAGGTATTGGTGTCGCTGCTAATCAGCAAGGTGAAGTCTATCTGACGCAAATTTTCCTGCGGACTCGATAG
- a CDS encoding ribonuclease H-like domain-containing protein, whose protein sequence is MTLPDFQVEDHDLSDAALSQYLKSAALAVDTETMGLLPSRDRLCLVQLCNPQGQVTAIRIARGQTIAPNLKQLLEATNVLKVFHFARFDVATLRYYLNIHVQPIFCTKIASKLARTYTNRHGLKDLIQELESIELDKSAQSSDWGNAENLTATQLSYAANDVRYLLSAQQKLIAMLQREERWELAQECFQVLPTIVSLDLLQFKDLFEH, encoded by the coding sequence ATGACATTACCAGACTTTCAGGTAGAAGATCACGACCTCAGTGACGCTGCTTTGTCCCAATATTTAAAATCGGCAGCGTTAGCGGTTGATACGGAAACAATGGGATTATTACCGTCACGCGATCGCTTATGCTTAGTTCAGCTATGTAACCCTCAAGGTCAAGTCACAGCAATTCGTATAGCCAGAGGGCAAACCATAGCCCCAAATCTCAAACAACTATTAGAAGCAACAAATGTCTTGAAAGTTTTTCACTTTGCTAGATTTGATGTTGCTACATTGCGCTACTATTTAAATATTCATGTACAGCCAATTTTCTGTACTAAGATTGCGAGTAAGTTAGCTCGTACTTATACTAATCGTCACGGACTGAAAGATTTAATTCAAGAGTTAGAAAGTATTGAGTTAGATAAAAGCGCTCAAAGTTCCGATTGGGGAAATGCGGAGAATTTGACTGCAACTCAACTCAGTTATGCTGCTAACGATGTTCGTTATTTACTCAGCGCTCAACAAAAGCTGATAGCCATGCTACAACGTGAAGAACGCTGGGAATTAGCACAAGAATGTTTTCAAGTTTTGCCAACAATTGTCTCTCTGGATTTGTTGCAATTCAAAGATTTATTTGAGCATTGA
- a CDS encoding DICT sensory domain-containing protein: MNDSLHKDVSIYQLALGVEAPSQTLALNPAMLLSLVRSQIDLLIEQHIGATLWVKLPPAKIWHTELIRYQSCVSEPITIYNCQVSPVKLGEETVKAEKLNPLSSAHCHYIDLQLLANSQLQREYFLIVLSPKFCSLIAAHRQPKPENNGTGEKGNNHQNQSLLTITTIDGQVIQNVLDHLKKEIIPESSSILPADFICTTACEPALISQLLIKQLQRQNEVNRQINNDRIAKLHEQNQKLQKKEQLKDEYLSNVCQELRTPLTQMKTALSLLNSPNLKPNQRQRYLQMLNTQCDRQSTLISSLMALVELEHSLESTVLESVKLADIVPGVVSTYQPVAQEKGIMLAYTVPTDLPPVLCVNGGLRQIVINLLHNSIKFTPKGGQVWVKARLQGEYVQLEIRDTGMGIAETEIPKIFDCFYRVRSGVADEINGAGLGLTIVQRLLWHCGGSVNVKSKLDEGSTFTVQMKIGDRG, translated from the coding sequence ATGAATGACTCTTTGCATAAGGATGTGTCGATTTATCAGCTGGCTTTAGGAGTAGAAGCACCTTCTCAAACTTTGGCTCTCAACCCAGCCATGCTGTTATCTTTGGTGCGATCGCAAATAGACTTACTCATTGAGCAACACATCGGTGCAACTTTATGGGTTAAACTTCCACCAGCGAAAATTTGGCATACAGAATTAATTCGTTATCAGTCTTGTGTCAGTGAGCCAATCACTATCTATAATTGTCAAGTTAGTCCAGTAAAATTAGGCGAAGAGACAGTCAAAGCCGAGAAATTAAATCCCCTCTCCTCTGCTCACTGCCATTATATTGACTTGCAATTACTAGCCAATAGTCAACTGCAACGAGAATATTTCTTAATAGTCTTATCACCCAAGTTTTGCAGTTTAATTGCTGCCCATCGACAACCAAAACCAGAAAACAATGGCACTGGCGAGAAGGGAAACAATCATCAAAATCAATCTTTGCTAACCATTACTACCATTGATGGTCAAGTCATTCAAAATGTTTTAGATCACCTGAAAAAAGAAATCATCCCCGAATCAAGTTCGATTTTACCTGCCGATTTTATTTGTACAACTGCCTGCGAACCAGCACTAATCAGTCAGCTTTTAATCAAGCAACTGCAACGACAAAATGAAGTTAATCGACAAATAAATAACGATCGCATTGCCAAATTACACGAACAAAATCAAAAACTGCAAAAAAAAGAACAACTCAAAGATGAGTATTTAAGCAACGTCTGTCAAGAGTTGCGTACACCCCTAACACAAATGAAGACAGCGCTTTCCCTGTTGAATTCGCCCAACCTCAAACCCAACCAGCGACAGCGCTATTTACAAATGCTGAATACGCAGTGCGATCGTCAAAGCACTTTAATTTCCAGTTTAATGGCTTTGGTAGAACTAGAGCATAGTTTAGAGAGTACAGTCTTAGAATCAGTCAAACTAGCAGACATCGTACCTGGGGTAGTCAGCACTTACCAACCAGTAGCCCAAGAAAAAGGCATCATGCTAGCCTACACCGTCCCTACCGATTTACCACCAGTATTGTGTGTCAATGGTGGGTTGAGACAAATTGTCATTAATTTACTGCATAACAGTATTAAATTTACCCCTAAAGGCGGTCAAGTTTGGGTAAAAGCCAGATTACAAGGCGAATATGTCCAACTAGAAATCCGTGACACCGGAATGGGAATTGCCGAAACCGAAATTCCCAAAATCTTTGATTGCTTTTATCGCGTGCGTTCCGGAGTCGCTGACGAAATTAATGGCGCTGGTTTAGGCTTAACTATTGTCCAAAGACTGTTATGGCATTGTGGCGGTTCTGTCAATGTTAAAAGCAAGCTAGATGAAGGTTCTACTTTTACAGTTCAGATGAAGATAGGGGATAGAGGATAG
- a CDS encoding UDP-N-acetylmuramoyl-L-alanyl-D-glutamate--2,6-diaminopimelate ligase — protein sequence MKLRELLATVDSVENLPPALTDTEVQGLKTNSHACGAGDLFIGMPGTRVDGGEFWPSAIASGAVAAIVSPQAAQKNPPNDQAVVISANNMIKACAQIAAAFYGYPGQKLKLVGVTGTNGKTTTTHLIEFLLTQAKLATALMGTLYTRWPGFEQTATHTTPFAVELQQQLAQALKAGCEFGVMEVSSHALAQGRVLGCPFEVGVFSNLTQDHLDYHSDMEDYFAAKALLFSPDYLRGRAIINADDAYGQRLIKALSPQKVWSYSVNDSSADLCMSDLSYEPHGVSGTLHTPEGDVAFRSPLVGQYNLENLLAAVGAVLHLGLDLQLIANVISEFPGVPGRMERVQINPQQDISVIVDYAHTPDSLENLLKAARPFIPGKVICVFGCGGDRDRTKRPKMGKIAAELADVAVVTSDNPRTEDPEKILEDILAGIPPTVQPIVIGDRATAIRTAILQAQPGDGVLLAGKGHEDYQILGTEKIHFDDREHARIALAAREF from the coding sequence ATGAAATTGCGGGAATTACTAGCGACGGTAGATAGTGTAGAAAATTTGCCCCCGGCTTTGACGGATACGGAAGTTCAAGGGTTAAAGACTAATTCTCATGCTTGTGGTGCGGGGGATTTGTTTATTGGGATGCCGGGAACACGGGTAGATGGGGGAGAATTTTGGCCGAGTGCGATCGCTTCTGGTGCGGTGGCGGCGATCGTTTCTCCCCAGGCTGCGCAGAAGAATCCTCCAAATGATCAAGCTGTTGTCATTAGTGCTAATAACATGATTAAAGCCTGCGCCCAAATTGCCGCAGCCTTTTATGGTTATCCAGGGCAAAAACTTAAGTTGGTGGGTGTGACGGGTACTAATGGTAAAACAACAACAACTCACCTGATTGAATTTCTCCTGACTCAAGCTAAACTGGCTACGGCTTTGATGGGGACTTTATACACTCGTTGGCCTGGTTTCGAGCAAACTGCTACTCATACGACTCCTTTTGCGGTGGAATTACAACAGCAATTAGCACAGGCTCTTAAGGCTGGTTGTGAGTTTGGGGTGATGGAAGTTAGTTCTCACGCTTTGGCCCAAGGTAGAGTTTTGGGTTGTCCTTTTGAGGTGGGTGTGTTTAGCAATCTGACTCAAGATCATTTGGACTATCACAGCGATATGGAAGATTATTTCGCGGCTAAAGCGTTGTTATTTAGCCCCGATTATCTCCGAGGACGGGCGATTATTAATGCTGATGACGCTTACGGACAAAGATTAATCAAAGCCTTAAGTCCCCAAAAGGTGTGGAGTTACAGCGTTAATGACAGCAGTGCTGATTTGTGTATGAGTGACTTGAGTTATGAACCTCATGGTGTCAGTGGCACTTTGCATACACCAGAAGGTGATGTCGCCTTTCGATCGCCTCTGGTGGGTCAATACAATTTAGAAAATCTCTTGGCGGCTGTGGGAGCAGTTCTCCACTTGGGGTTAGACTTGCAGTTAATCGCCAATGTCATCTCCGAGTTTCCCGGCGTTCCCGGTCGGATGGAAAGGGTACAAATCAATCCTCAACAGGATATCAGTGTGATTGTTGACTATGCCCATACGCCGGATAGTTTGGAAAACTTACTCAAAGCCGCTAGACCGTTTATTCCTGGTAAGGTAATTTGTGTGTTTGGCTGTGGTGGCGATCGCGATCGCACTAAGCGCCCGAAAATGGGTAAAATCGCGGCAGAACTCGCAGATGTGGCAGTGGTGACATCTGATAATCCCCGGACTGAAGACCCAGAAAAGATTTTAGAGGATATTTTGGCAGGGATTCCCCCAACTGTTCAACCAATAGTTATAGGCGATCGCGCTACCGCTATTCGTACTGCCATTTTGCAAGCCCAACCCGGCGATGGGGTATTACTCGCTGGTAAAGGTCACGAAGACTATCAAATTCTCGGTACAGAAAAAATCCATTTTGATGACCGAGAACACGCACGCATCGCCCTAGCCGCTAGAGAATTCTGA